In one window of Rhizobium sp. ACO-34A DNA:
- a CDS encoding threonine--tRNA ligase has protein sequence MPESVSLTFPDGSVRSFAAGTTGRDVAESISKSLAKKAVAIALDGSLRDLSDPVVDGTIEIVTRTDPRALELIRHDAAHVMAEAVQDLWPGTQVTIGPVIENGFYYDFKRVHPDTREDWPFTPEDLPKIEKKMKEIIQKNAAFTKEVWSREKARDVFADKGEAYKVELVDAISEGQDLKIYRQGDWFDLCRGPHMASTGQVGTAFKLMKVAGAYWRGDSTRPMLTRIYGTAWAEQEQLDNYLHVLAEAEKRDHRKIGREMDLFHFQEEGPGVVFWHGKGWRMFQTLTAYMRRRLSGTYQEVNAPQVLDKSLWETSGHWGWYQENMFAVKSAHAFTHPDDEEADQRVFALKPMNCPGHVQIFKHGLKSYRDMPVRLAEFGLVHRYEASGALHGLMRVRGFTQDDAHVFCMEDQMAAECLRINDLILSVYEDFGFKEVVVKLSTRPEKRVGSDELWDRAETVMMDVLKTIEEQSGGRIKTGILPGEGAFYGPKFEYTLKDAIGRDWQCGTTQVDFNLPERFGAFYIDQNSEKKQPVMIHRAICGSMERFLGILIENFAGHMPLWFAPTQVVVATITSEADGYGQEVADALRDAGLQVETDFRNEKINYKVREHSVTKVPVIIVCGKRESEERMVNIRRLGSQDQTAMTLDEAIRALSLEATAPDLKRKLAGKASV, from the coding sequence ATGCCTGAATCTGTTTCCCTCACATTTCCCGATGGCTCCGTCCGCAGTTTCGCTGCCGGCACGACCGGCCGCGATGTTGCCGAGTCGATTTCGAAGTCGCTTGCCAAGAAGGCTGTCGCCATTGCGCTCGACGGCTCCCTGCGCGATCTCTCCGATCCTGTCGTTGACGGTACCATTGAAATCGTAACCCGCACCGATCCGCGTGCGCTGGAACTCATTCGCCACGATGCCGCCCACGTGATGGCTGAAGCCGTGCAGGACCTCTGGCCCGGCACGCAGGTCACGATCGGTCCGGTGATCGAGAACGGCTTCTATTACGACTTCAAGCGCGTCCACCCGGATACCCGCGAGGACTGGCCCTTCACGCCCGAAGATCTGCCGAAGATCGAAAAGAAGATGAAGGAGATCATCCAGAAGAACGCGGCCTTCACCAAGGAAGTCTGGTCGCGCGAAAAGGCGCGGGACGTGTTTGCCGACAAGGGCGAAGCCTACAAGGTCGAGCTGGTCGATGCTATCTCGGAAGGGCAGGACCTCAAGATCTACAGGCAGGGCGACTGGTTCGACCTTTGCCGTGGTCCGCACATGGCCTCCACCGGCCAGGTCGGCACTGCCTTCAAGCTGATGAAGGTCGCGGGCGCTTACTGGCGCGGCGATTCCACACGCCCCATGCTGACCCGTATCTACGGCACGGCCTGGGCCGAGCAGGAACAGCTGGACAACTACCTGCACGTTCTGGCGGAAGCCGAAAAGCGCGACCACCGCAAGATCGGCCGGGAAATGGACCTGTTCCATTTCCAGGAAGAAGGTCCGGGCGTTGTCTTCTGGCACGGCAAGGGCTGGCGCATGTTCCAGACCCTGACGGCCTACATGCGTCGCCGGCTGTCCGGCACCTATCAGGAAGTCAACGCGCCGCAGGTGCTCGACAAGTCGCTCTGGGAAACTTCCGGTCACTGGGGCTGGTATCAGGAGAACATGTTCGCGGTGAAGTCCGCGCATGCCTTCACCCATCCCGATGACGAGGAAGCCGACCAGCGCGTCTTCGCACTGAAGCCGATGAACTGCCCGGGGCACGTGCAGATTTTCAAGCACGGCCTGAAGTCCTACCGTGACATGCCCGTGCGTCTCGCCGAATTCGGCCTCGTGCATCGCTACGAGGCATCCGGCGCGCTGCACGGCCTTATGCGTGTTCGTGGCTTCACGCAGGACGACGCGCACGTCTTCTGCATGGAAGATCAGATGGCGGCCGAATGCCTGCGCATCAACGACCTGATCCTGTCTGTCTATGAAGACTTCGGGTTCAAGGAAGTGGTGGTCAAGCTTTCGACCCGTCCGGAGAAGCGCGTCGGTTCCGACGAACTCTGGGATCGTGCCGAAACGGTGATGATGGACGTGCTGAAGACCATCGAGGAGCAGTCCGGAGGACGCATCAAGACCGGCATTCTGCCGGGCGAGGGCGCTTTCTACGGCCCGAAGTTCGAATATACCCTGAAGGATGCCATCGGCCGTGACTGGCAGTGCGGCACCACGCAGGTCGACTTCAACCTGCCGGAACGCTTCGGTGCCTTCTACATCGACCAGAATTCCGAGAAGAAGCAGCCGGTGATGATCCACCGGGCGATCTGCGGTTCCATGGAACGATTCCTCGGCATCCTGATCGAGAACTTCGCCGGCCATATGCCGCTGTGGTTTGCGCCGACGCAGGTCGTGGTTGCGACCATCACCTCGGAAGCCGACGGCTACGGACAGGAAGTGGCGGATGCGCTGCGCGATGCCGGTCTCCAGGTCGAGACAGACTTCCGCAACGAGAAGATCAACTACAAGGTCCGCGAGCATTCGGTGACCAAGGTTCCGGTCATCATCGTCTGCGGCAAGCGCGAGTCCGAGGAGCGGATGGTCAACATCCGCCGTCTGGGTTCTCAGGATCAGACCGCCATGACGCTCGACGAAGCAATCAGGGCCTTGTCGCTGGAAGCCACGGCACCGGACCTGAAGCGGAAGCTGGCAGGCAAGGCCTCCGTCTGA
- a CDS encoding glycerol acyltransferase — MRFDELSYANERDPRLKRWFIRSIEGLSGRDRFARLYDIWRSDIVGKTDRVFGKMLDLIDVHLNVQGQWPPANLPQGPVVIVANHPFGIGDGIAILALAEELGRPFRVLINNELLKVPEMAPYSLPVSFEETKEAMAINMKTRHEAVRLLKDGVTVIVFPAGGVATARRGFGRAEDLPWKIFPAKLIQAAGANVIPVYFEGQNGRLFHLASKLSLTLRISLLIREFRRLSGSTISARIGDLLNWEDLRAIPDRKDILARLYDAVFSMAPAHRRMVLKKAG; from the coding sequence TTGCGTTTCGATGAGCTTTCCTACGCCAATGAACGTGACCCGCGCCTGAAGCGCTGGTTCATCCGGTCGATCGAGGGGCTTTCCGGCCGCGATCGCTTTGCCCGTCTCTACGACATCTGGCGCTCCGATATCGTCGGCAAAACCGACCGTGTCTTCGGCAAGATGCTCGATCTCATCGACGTGCACCTGAACGTGCAGGGGCAATGGCCACCAGCCAATCTTCCGCAAGGTCCGGTGGTCATCGTTGCCAATCATCCATTCGGCATCGGAGACGGTATCGCCATTCTGGCGCTCGCCGAGGAACTCGGCCGTCCTTTCCGGGTGCTGATCAACAATGAACTGCTGAAGGTGCCGGAAATGGCGCCTTACTCGCTGCCCGTTTCCTTCGAGGAGACCAAGGAAGCGATGGCGATCAACATGAAGACGCGCCACGAGGCCGTACGGCTCCTGAAGGACGGGGTGACCGTCATCGTGTTTCCGGCCGGGGGCGTTGCGACCGCCCGCCGTGGATTCGGTCGCGCGGAAGACCTTCCCTGGAAGATCTTCCCGGCCAAGCTCATCCAGGCTGCCGGAGCGAATGTGATCCCCGTCTATTTCGAGGGGCAGAACGGCCGGCTTTTCCACCTGGCCAGCAAACTGTCGCTGACCCTCAGGATTTCGCTTTTGATCCGCGAGTTCCGCCGTCTGTCGGGATCGACCATATCGGCACGTATCGGGGATCTGCTGAACTGGGAAGATCTGCGCGCCATCCCGGATCGCAAAGACATCCTCGCGCGGCTCTATGATGCCGTATTCTCCATGGCACCGGCGCATCGCCGTATGGTGTTGAAAAAGGCCGGCTGA
- a CDS encoding nitroreductase, producing the protein MKNDMKLIDYLAVRRSIPAFQMSEPGPTTAELEQILTLAVRVPDHGKIAPWRFIVYRGEERVRIGEELLAMALQKNPDLSEEMVNVERTRFTRAPVVIAVVSTAGPHVKIPEWEQVMSAGAVCLNLLMAANSVGFVSNWLTEWFAYDKRAYPLLGIKPGEKVAGFIHIGSTTFPATERPRPALADVVTWVGDGD; encoded by the coding sequence ATGAAAAATGATATGAAACTCATCGATTATCTCGCCGTCCGCCGCTCCATTCCCGCCTTCCAGATGAGCGAACCGGGACCGACGACCGCCGAACTCGAACAGATTCTCACGCTGGCCGTCCGTGTGCCTGATCACGGCAAGATCGCCCCCTGGCGGTTTATCGTCTACCGCGGCGAAGAGAGGGTTCGCATTGGCGAGGAACTGCTCGCCATGGCGCTCCAGAAGAATCCTGACCTTTCCGAGGAGATGGTCAATGTCGAGCGCACCCGGTTTACCCGTGCGCCCGTCGTGATTGCGGTGGTCAGCACCGCCGGCCCGCATGTGAAGATCCCTGAATGGGAGCAGGTGATGTCCGCGGGCGCGGTTTGCCTCAACCTCCTGATGGCTGCCAATTCCGTCGGCTTCGTATCCAACTGGCTCACCGAATGGTTCGCCTATGATAAGCGGGCCTATCCGTTGCTCGGGATCAAGCCGGGCGAGAAGGTGGCTGGCTTCATCCATATCGGTTCCACGACCTTCCCGGCGACCGAGCGCCCGCGTCCGGCTCTTGCGGATGTGGTCACATGGGTGGGAGACGGAGACTGA
- a CDS encoding flavin reductase, whose amino-acid sequence MFYETETNRHGLAHDPFKAIVAPRPIGWIGTRGRDGSVNLSPYSFFNAVSDRPKIVMFSSSGRKDSLKNAEETGVFTASFAGFDLVEKVNLSSVVVPYGVSEFEIAGLTAVEGRLVSAPFVGEAVAALECRVTEVHTLKTLEGGASDSHAVFGQVVGIHINESVIRNGRFDVALARPVARLGYMDFAEQAPVFEMFRPEAPKKL is encoded by the coding sequence ATGTTCTACGAGACGGAAACCAACCGCCACGGCCTCGCCCACGATCCCTTCAAGGCAATCGTCGCGCCGCGGCCGATCGGCTGGATCGGCACGCGCGGACGGGATGGCTCGGTCAATCTTTCTCCCTATTCCTTCTTCAATGCCGTGAGCGATCGACCGAAGATCGTTATGTTTTCCTCCAGCGGCCGCAAGGACTCGTTGAAGAATGCCGAGGAGACCGGTGTTTTCACCGCGAGTTTCGCCGGTTTCGATCTGGTGGAAAAGGTGAACCTTTCCTCGGTCGTCGTTCCTTACGGTGTAAGTGAATTCGAGATTGCGGGCCTCACTGCCGTGGAAGGGCGCCTGGTTTCCGCTCCTTTCGTCGGCGAGGCCGTTGCGGCGCTCGAATGCCGCGTGACCGAGGTTCATACCCTGAAGACGCTTGAAGGCGGCGCTTCGGACAGCCATGCCGTGTTTGGCCAGGTGGTCGGCATCCACATCAACGAAAGCGTCATCCGCAACGGCAGGTTTGACGTGGCGCTGGCACGGCCTGTGGCGCGATTGGGTTACATGGACTTCGCCGAACAGGCGCCGGTCTTCGAAATGTTTCGCCCCGAGGCACCGAAGAAGCTCTAA
- a CDS encoding GNAT family N-acetyltransferase — protein MSVTIAREPVRQRAVIALLEQSDAYMATLYPAESNHLLDVNSLEKPEVSFFVARKDGEIVGCCALVEAGDGTAEIKRMFVSPDARGLAIGRLLMEALEDGARTMGLGAIRLETGISQPEAIGLYRRFGFEEIPPFGSYRPDPLSLFMEKRLAG, from the coding sequence ATGTCCGTCACCATTGCCCGCGAACCGGTTCGTCAGAGAGCCGTGATCGCCCTTCTCGAACAATCGGACGCCTATATGGCGACGCTTTATCCGGCCGAGAGCAATCACCTGCTCGATGTAAACTCGCTGGAGAAGCCCGAGGTGTCGTTCTTCGTGGCACGGAAAGATGGCGAGATCGTGGGATGCTGCGCTCTCGTGGAGGCGGGTGACGGTACAGCCGAGATAAAGCGCATGTTCGTGTCGCCCGATGCGCGCGGCCTTGCGATCGGCCGCCTTCTGATGGAGGCTCTGGAGGATGGGGCTCGAACCATGGGACTTGGCGCCATCCGCCTTGAGACGGGAATAAGCCAGCCGGAAGCGATCGGGCTATATCGGCGCTTCGGTTTCGAGGAAATTCCGCCTTTCGGTTCCTATCGGCCCGATCCCTTGAGTCTGTTCATGGAAAAGCGGCTGGCGGGCTGA
- a CDS encoding multidrug ABC transporter ATP-binding protein has protein sequence MLRRFFAFYWPYRGLFVLDFGCAVLSGVLELGFPMAVKSFVDDLLPSGQWGLIVGASLALLAIYLLNTVLMATVTYWGHMLGINIETDMRRLAFSHIQKLSFRYFDNEKTGHLVGRLTKDLEEIGEVAHHGPEDLFIAIMTFIGALLLMLSINVELALLTAAIVPLTAWVTSRYGKRMTDNFRALFGRVGDFNTRIEENVGGIRVVQAFANEDHERTLFERDNQSYRHTKLAAYRIMAASVSMSYMSMRLIQMVVMITGAYFVLAGDLSNGGFVSFLLLVGVFFRPVEKINSVIETYPKGIAGFRRFVELIDTEPDIADAPDAVEAPQFKGDIAFRSVSFGYTPEKPVLRGIDLDIKAGETIAFVGPSGAGKTTLCSLLPRFYDVTTGAITIDGHDIRKLTLASLRSQIGIVQQDVFLFGGTVRENIAYGRLGASEVEIMEAARRAKLDGVIAGMPQGLDTVIGERGVKLSGGQKQRMAIARMFLKNPPILILDEATSALDTETERAIQQSLSELSEGRTTLVIAHRLATIRDASRIVVVDASGISEIGTHSELLRAGRGYARLYEAQFGQLGAAE, from the coding sequence ATGCTTCGCAGGTTCTTCGCTTTCTATTGGCCTTATCGCGGCCTGTTCGTCCTCGATTTCGGCTGCGCCGTATTGTCGGGCGTGCTTGAGCTCGGCTTCCCGATGGCCGTGAAATCCTTCGTCGACGATCTCCTGCCGAGCGGCCAATGGGGCCTGATCGTCGGAGCTTCGCTCGCCCTGCTGGCGATCTACCTGCTCAATACCGTGCTGATGGCGACTGTGACCTACTGGGGACACATGCTCGGCATCAACATCGAGACGGATATGCGCCGCCTCGCTTTCAGCCATATCCAGAAGCTTTCTTTCCGTTACTTCGACAACGAGAAGACCGGTCATCTCGTGGGACGCCTTACCAAGGATCTGGAAGAGATCGGCGAGGTCGCCCATCACGGTCCGGAAGACCTGTTCATCGCGATCATGACCTTCATCGGCGCGCTTCTGTTGATGCTGTCGATCAATGTCGAACTGGCATTGCTGACGGCTGCCATCGTTCCGCTCACCGCCTGGGTCACCAGCCGCTACGGCAAGCGCATGACCGATAACTTCCGTGCGCTTTTCGGCCGCGTCGGCGACTTCAATACGCGTATCGAGGAGAATGTCGGCGGCATTCGCGTGGTACAGGCCTTCGCCAACGAGGATCACGAAAGAACGCTTTTCGAGCGGGATAACCAGAGCTATCGGCACACCAAGCTCGCCGCCTACAGGATCATGGCCGCCAGCGTTTCGATGAGCTACATGAGCATGCGCCTGATCCAGATGGTGGTGATGATCACCGGCGCCTATTTCGTCCTCGCGGGTGACCTGTCGAATGGCGGTTTCGTCAGCTTCCTGTTGCTGGTCGGCGTCTTCTTCCGTCCCGTCGAGAAGATCAACTCCGTCATCGAGACCTATCCCAAGGGCATTGCCGGCTTCCGCCGTTTCGTCGAACTCATCGACACCGAGCCGGATATCGCCGATGCGCCGGATGCCGTCGAGGCGCCGCAGTTCAAGGGCGATATCGCCTTCCGGTCGGTAAGCTTCGGTTATACACCGGAAAAACCGGTACTGCGTGGCATCGACCTCGACATCAAGGCCGGTGAAACCATCGCTTTCGTCGGACCGTCCGGTGCCGGCAAGACGACGCTTTGCTCGCTGCTGCCGCGTTTCTACGATGTCACCACGGGCGCGATCACCATCGACGGACACGATATCCGCAAGCTGACGCTTGCCTCGCTGCGCAGCCAGATCGGCATCGTCCAGCAGGATGTCTTCCTGTTCGGCGGCACGGTGCGCGAGAACATCGCCTATGGCCGTCTCGGCGCGTCCGAGGTTGAGATCATGGAGGCCGCCCGCCGGGCGAAGCTCGACGGCGTCATCGCCGGCATGCCGCAGGGGCTCGATACCGTGATCGGCGAGCGCGGCGTCAAGCTTTCCGGTGGCCAGAAGCAGCGCATGGCAATCGCCCGCATGTTCCTGAAAAACCCGCCGATTCTCATTCTGGATGAGGCGACGTCGGCGCTCGACACGGAAACCGAGCGGGCGATCCAACAATCGCTCAGCGAACTCTCCGAGGGCCGCACGACCTTGGTCATCGCCCACCGCCTGGCAACGATCCGCGACGCTTCTCGGATTGTGGTGGTCGATGCGAGCGGTATTTCCGAGATTGGCACTCATAGCGAGCTGCTGCGCGCCGGTCGTGGCTATGCGCGGCTGTACGAGGCTCAGTTCGGACAGCTGGGCGCGGCGGAGTAA
- a CDS encoding DNA topoisomerase IV subunit B, whose product MDDNDLFAGLPLAQKTEAPETPASPAPHQEQPHAAAPVAPTPAPAAGGDDYGASSIRVLEGLEPVRMRPGMYIGGTDEKALHHLFAEVIDNSMDEAVAGHANFIEVHLDLDGCLTVTDNGRGIPVENHPQVPGKSTLEVIMTKLHAGGKFDGKAYETSGGLHGVGISVVNALSDILEVEVARNRKLYRQTFSRGIPQGGLQELGDVHNRRGTRVRFHPDAQIFGDHAKFDAGRIFRMARSKAYLFGGVEIRWSCDPGVVPPGGDIPEKAVFHFPGGLKDYLSATLGKDFTVTREIFAGRTEKTGGHGALEWAITWYGGDPQVHSYCNTIPTAEGGTHEAGLRIALTKGLKNYAELTQNKRAKEITTDDVMISAVGMLSVFIREPEFVGQTKDKLATVEAQRIVENALRDPFDHYLADNPAEAAKLLDWVIERAEERLRRRKEKEVNRKTAVRKLRLPGKLADCSQNTAEGAELFIVEGDSAGGSAKQARNRSNQAILPLRGKILNVGSASRDKLMANQQIADLIQALGCGTRSKYRDEDLRYERIIVMTDADVDGAHIASLLITFFYQEMPELIRGDHLYLAVPPLYVIRQGAKTVYARDDAHRAELMETVFKGKKVEIGRFKGLGEMMPAQLKETTMDPAKRTLLRVGIDEVDFEGTRDAVDALMGTKPEARFRFIQDRAAFAENLDI is encoded by the coding sequence ATGGACGACAACGATCTCTTCGCCGGACTGCCGCTTGCGCAGAAGACCGAGGCTCCCGAAACTCCGGCGAGCCCTGCCCCGCATCAGGAACAGCCGCACGCCGCTGCGCCGGTAGCGCCGACACCTGCGCCTGCCGCTGGTGGCGACGACTATGGCGCATCCTCGATCCGCGTGCTGGAAGGGCTCGAGCCCGTGCGCATGCGGCCGGGCATGTATATCGGCGGCACGGACGAAAAGGCCCTGCACCACCTGTTTGCCGAAGTCATCGACAACTCGATGGACGAAGCGGTCGCAGGCCATGCGAATTTCATCGAGGTCCACCTCGATCTCGATGGCTGCCTGACGGTTACCGATAACGGTCGCGGCATTCCGGTTGAGAACCATCCGCAGGTTCCCGGCAAGTCGACGCTCGAAGTCATCATGACCAAGCTCCACGCCGGCGGCAAGTTCGACGGCAAGGCCTATGAGACCTCCGGTGGTCTTCACGGCGTCGGCATTTCGGTCGTCAACGCGCTCTCCGACATTCTCGAAGTCGAGGTCGCCCGTAACCGCAAGCTCTATCGCCAGACCTTTTCCCGCGGCATACCGCAGGGCGGATTGCAGGAACTCGGCGACGTGCATAACCGGCGCGGCACCCGCGTTCGCTTCCACCCCGACGCCCAGATCTTCGGTGATCACGCCAAGTTCGACGCCGGGCGTATCTTTCGCATGGCACGCTCAAAGGCCTATCTCTTCGGCGGCGTCGAGATCCGCTGGAGCTGCGATCCGGGCGTTGTCCCGCCGGGCGGCGACATCCCGGAAAAGGCTGTCTTCCACTTTCCCGGCGGCCTGAAGGACTATCTGTCGGCGACGCTCGGCAAGGACTTCACCGTCACCCGCGAGATCTTCGCCGGCCGAACGGAAAAGACCGGCGGCCACGGTGCGCTGGAATGGGCGATCACCTGGTATGGCGGCGATCCGCAGGTTCATTCCTATTGCAATACCATCCCGACGGCCGAAGGCGGCACGCATGAAGCGGGTCTGCGCATCGCGCTGACCAAGGGCCTGAAGAACTATGCCGAACTGACGCAGAACAAGCGCGCCAAGGAGATCACCACCGACGACGTGATGATTTCCGCCGTCGGCATGCTCTCCGTCTTCATCCGCGAGCCGGAGTTCGTCGGCCAGACCAAGGACAAGCTTGCGACCGTCGAGGCGCAGCGCATCGTTGAAAACGCGTTGCGCGATCCCTTCGACCACTATCTCGCCGACAATCCTGCCGAAGCGGCCAAGCTGCTCGACTGGGTGATCGAGCGGGCGGAAGAGCGCCTGCGCCGCCGCAAGGAGAAGGAAGTCAACCGCAAGACCGCGGTGCGCAAGCTGCGCCTGCCGGGCAAGCTGGCCGACTGCTCACAGAACACGGCCGAAGGCGCCGAACTCTTCATCGTCGAAGGCGATTCGGCAGGTGGCTCCGCCAAGCAGGCGCGCAACCGCTCCAACCAGGCCATCCTGCCGCTGCGAGGCAAGATCCTCAACGTCGGCAGCGCCAGCCGCGACAAGCTGATGGCAAACCAGCAGATCGCCGATCTCATCCAGGCGCTTGGCTGCGGCACACGCTCCAAGTATCGTGACGAGGACCTGCGCTACGAGCGCATCATCGTCATGACCGATGCCGATGTCGATGGCGCGCACATCGCCTCGCTGCTGATCACGTTTTTCTATCAGGAAATGCCGGAACTGATCCGCGGCGACCATCTCTATCTCGCGGTTCCCCCGCTCTACGTCATCCGACAGGGTGCGAAGACGGTCTATGCCCGCGACGACGCCCACCGTGCGGAGCTGATGGAGACGGTATTCAAGGGCAAGAAGGTCGAGATCGGCCGCTTCAAAGGTCTGGGCGAGATGATGCCCGCACAGCTCAAGGAAACCACGATGGATCCCGCCAAGCGCACGCTGCTGCGCGTCGGGATCGACGAGGTCGACTTCGAGGGAACCCGCGATGCGGTGGACGCCCTGATGGGAACCAAGCCGGAAGCGCGCTTCCGCTTCATCCAGGACCGGGCGGCTTTTGCGGAAAACCTCGACATCTGA
- a CDS encoding phospholipase, which translates to MQMSTVHFRGAAAVASLLTVLLAPQARAEAVAPFKDDLFSNPMIIESRDGGDFEVVDYEEMRDINGRDQIPERRVKSRYVDLGIKRQQVNETLALATGPLDVTRVGVAENAAFTVIFIHGRGGDRRLGANDYSFGGNFNRLKNLAVRNGGTYYAPSVASFDAVGVATVSALIGDIAARSPGKPVVLACASMGSFICWGVTRDAAVVEKLGGMAILGGATDPDFAKSAAYKRKLPIAFTHGSRDSVYAAADQVALYDRLHKAGYPTRFTLFETGSHGTPVRMSDWRQILNWLLKPR; encoded by the coding sequence ATGCAAATGTCCACAGTTCATTTCCGCGGTGCGGCCGCTGTCGCATCGCTTCTGACCGTTCTGCTCGCTCCGCAGGCTCGCGCCGAGGCGGTGGCGCCTTTCAAGGACGATCTCTTTTCCAACCCGATGATTATCGAAAGTCGGGATGGCGGCGACTTCGAAGTGGTCGACTACGAGGAAATGCGCGACATCAACGGTCGCGACCAGATACCCGAGCGACGGGTGAAATCGCGATATGTCGATCTCGGCATCAAGCGGCAACAAGTGAACGAGACGCTGGCCCTAGCGACCGGTCCGCTCGACGTGACGCGGGTAGGGGTGGCCGAAAATGCGGCTTTCACCGTCATCTTCATCCATGGACGGGGTGGAGATCGCAGGCTCGGCGCTAACGATTATTCCTTTGGCGGCAATTTCAATCGCTTGAAGAACCTCGCCGTCCGCAATGGCGGAACCTATTACGCACCCTCCGTGGCGTCCTTCGATGCAGTAGGCGTAGCCACGGTTTCCGCGCTGATCGGCGATATCGCCGCCCGTTCTCCGGGAAAGCCGGTCGTGCTGGCCTGCGCCTCCATGGGTAGTTTCATCTGCTGGGGCGTGACTCGGGATGCAGCGGTCGTCGAGAAACTCGGCGGCATGGCGATCCTTGGCGGCGCGACCGATCCCGATTTTGCCAAGAGCGCGGCTTACAAGCGCAAGCTGCCGATCGCCTTCACCCATGGCAGCCGTGACAGCGTCTATGCGGCGGCCGATCAGGTCGCGCTTTATGACCGGTTGCACAAGGCCGGTTATCCGACCCGGTTCACTCTTTTCGAGACCGGATCCCATGGCACGCCGGTGCGGATGAGCGACTGGCGGCAGATCCTCAACTGGCTGTTGAAACCACGCTGA